The following proteins are encoded in a genomic region of Pseudomonas sp. Os17:
- the rpoH gene encoding RNA polymerase sigma factor RpoH produces the protein MTTSLQPAYALVPGANLEAYVHTVNSIPLLTPEQERELAESLYYEQDLEAARQMVLAHLRFVVHIARSYSGYGLAQADLIQEGNVGLMKAVKRFNPEMGVRLVSFAVHWIKAEIHEFILRNWRIVKVATTKAQRKLFFNLRSQKKRLAWLNNEEVHRVAESLGVEPREVREMESRLTGQDMAFDPAAEADDDSAFQSPANYLEDHRYDPALQLEDADWSDNSTHNLHEALEVLDERSRDILYQRWLAEEKATLHDLAQKYNVSAERIRQLEKSAMNKLKLSIAA, from the coding sequence ATGACCACTTCTTTGCAACCTGCTTACGCATTGGTTCCAGGCGCAAACCTGGAGGCCTATGTGCACACGGTGAACAGCATTCCATTGCTGACGCCCGAGCAGGAGCGTGAACTGGCCGAGAGTCTCTACTATGAGCAGGATCTTGAGGCGGCTCGGCAGATGGTGCTCGCCCACCTGCGTTTTGTCGTACATATCGCCCGCAGCTATTCCGGCTACGGGCTGGCCCAGGCCGACCTGATCCAGGAAGGCAACGTTGGCCTGATGAAAGCCGTGAAGCGCTTCAACCCGGAAATGGGCGTGCGCCTGGTGTCCTTTGCCGTGCACTGGATCAAGGCGGAGATTCACGAGTTCATCCTGCGTAACTGGCGGATTGTCAAAGTCGCGACCACCAAGGCTCAGCGCAAGCTGTTCTTCAATCTGCGCAGCCAGAAGAAGCGCCTGGCCTGGCTGAACAACGAAGAAGTGCACCGTGTGGCGGAAAGCCTGGGCGTCGAGCCCCGTGAAGTGCGCGAGATGGAAAGCCGGCTGACCGGCCAGGACATGGCCTTCGATCCAGCGGCTGAAGCGGATGACGACAGCGCTTTCCAATCGCCGGCCAATTACCTGGAAGACCATCGCTACGATCCGGCCCTGCAACTGGAAGACGCCGATTGGAGCGACAACTCCACCCACAACCTGCACGAAGCGCTGGAAGTGCTGGACGAACGCAGCCGCGACATTCTCTACCAGCGCTGGCTGGCCGAAGAAAAAGCCACGCTGCACGACCTGGCGCAGAAGTACAACGTTTCCGCCGAGCGTATCCGCCAGCTGGAAAAGAGCGCGATGAACAAGCTGAAGCTGTCCATCGCCGCTTAA
- the ftsX gene encoding permease-like cell division protein FtsX, whose protein sequence is MSATRTPKVAERVAPKASEAPPPKKKRDEDDGPDFATLLHAWIESHRASLLDSLRRLGKQPIGSFFTCLVMAVALSLPMGLSLLLNNVERLGGSWQRAAQISLYLELGASAAEGEKLSTEIKGLPGVADAEFISKEKALEEFQQQSGLGEALRELPHNPLPGVVLVTPNEVDKATLEALRQRLADMPKVQLAQLDLVWVERLAAILKLGDRFVFGLTVLLVSALLLVIGNTIRLHIENRRTEIEVIKLVGGTDSYVRRPFLYMGALYGFGAGILSWGVLAFGLDWLNDAVVGLAGLYGSDFALAGVPVADGLSLLLGAVLLGYIGAWIAVARHLRELAPK, encoded by the coding sequence ATGAGTGCAACACGTACCCCTAAAGTGGCGGAGCGCGTGGCGCCCAAGGCCTCCGAGGCGCCGCCGCCGAAGAAAAAACGCGACGAGGACGACGGTCCGGATTTCGCCACCCTGCTGCACGCCTGGATCGAAAGCCATCGTGCCAGCCTGCTGGACAGCCTGCGGCGCCTGGGCAAGCAGCCCATCGGCAGCTTCTTTACCTGCCTGGTGATGGCCGTGGCCCTGAGCCTGCCCATGGGCCTGTCGCTGCTGCTCAACAACGTCGAGCGCCTGGGCGGTTCCTGGCAGCGTGCGGCGCAGATTTCGCTGTACCTGGAGCTGGGCGCCTCGGCGGCCGAGGGCGAGAAACTCAGTACCGAGATCAAGGGCCTGCCCGGGGTCGCGGATGCCGAGTTCATCAGCAAGGAAAAGGCCCTGGAAGAGTTCCAGCAGCAGTCCGGGCTGGGGGAGGCCTTGCGCGAGTTGCCGCACAACCCGTTGCCGGGTGTGGTGCTGGTGACGCCGAACGAGGTGGACAAGGCTACGCTTGAAGCCTTGCGCCAGCGTTTGGCGGACATGCCCAAGGTGCAACTGGCGCAGCTGGACCTGGTCTGGGTCGAGCGACTGGCGGCGATCCTCAAGCTGGGGGACCGTTTTGTCTTCGGTCTGACGGTGCTGTTGGTTTCTGCATTACTTTTGGTGATAGGCAATACCATTCGTCTTCATATTGAAAACCGCCGCACCGAGATAGAAGTGATTAAACTCGTCGGCGGCACGGACAGCTATGTACGACGTCCCTTCCTTTATATGGGCGCGCTGTATGGCTTCGGTGCGGGGATTCTGTCCTGGGGGGTACTGGCGTTCGGCCTGGACTGGTTGAACGACGCGGTGGTCGGTCTGGCCGGCCTGTATGGCAGTGATTTTGCCCTCGCAGGAGTACCGGTTGCCGATGGTCTGTCGCTCTTGCTTGGGGCGGTGCTGTTGGGTTATATCGGTGCGTGGATTGCGGTGGCCCGCCACCTGAGGGAGCTGGCACCGAAGTAA
- the ftsE gene encoding cell division ATP-binding protein FtsE codes for MIRFEQVGKRYPNGHVGLHELSFRVRRGEFLFVTGHSGAGKSTLLRLLLAMERPTSGKLLLAGQDLGQISNAQIPFLRRQIGVVFQNHQLLFDRTVFNNVALPLQILGLSKAEIAKRVDSALERVALSDKADLYPGDLSTGQQQRVGIARAIVHRPALLLADEPTGNLDPRLAAEIMGVFEDINRLGTSVLIASHDLALIARMRHRMLTLQRGRLIGDGEAGV; via the coding sequence ATGATTCGTTTCGAACAGGTCGGTAAGCGCTATCCCAACGGCCACGTTGGCCTGCATGAGCTGAGCTTTCGCGTCCGTCGTGGCGAATTCCTGTTTGTCACCGGCCACTCCGGCGCCGGTAAGAGCACCTTGCTGCGCCTGCTGCTGGCCATGGAGCGTCCGACGTCGGGCAAGCTGCTGCTGGCCGGCCAGGATCTGGGGCAGATCAGCAATGCGCAGATCCCTTTCCTGCGGCGCCAGATCGGCGTGGTGTTCCAGAACCACCAGCTGTTGTTCGATCGCACGGTGTTCAATAACGTCGCGCTGCCGCTGCAGATTCTTGGGCTGTCCAAGGCGGAAATCGCCAAGCGGGTGGACTCGGCCCTGGAGCGCGTGGCGCTGTCGGACAAGGCCGACCTGTACCCCGGCGATCTGTCCACCGGCCAGCAACAGCGCGTGGGCATCGCCCGGGCCATCGTTCACCGTCCAGCCTTGCTGCTGGCGGACGAGCCCACCGGTAACCTCGACCCGCGTCTTGCGGCGGAAATCATGGGCGTGTTCGAAGATATCAACCGCCTGGGCACTAGCGTGCTGATCGCCAGTCACGACCTGGCGCTGATCGCGCGCATGCGTCACCGCATGCTGACCCTGCAGCGCGGCCGATTGATCGGTGATGGGGAGGCCGGCGTATGA
- the ftsY gene encoding signal recognition particle-docking protein FtsY: MFGSNDDKKTPAAAGEKKGLFGWLRKKPQEPVVEQPQVPVEPAPAPVIETAPSVAPSEPVVLSTGEPVLQPRVEAEPVAAVAPELPLTPSPEHKPWLTLPVAEEPVALVEDTQAEHVTPPIPALSAAPEPVVEAVVAPAPVIEVQAPLAPAPVVPEPVAPAPAPAPAPAPAPAPAPAPVAEPVAQVAEPVVEPVRPAEENKVGFFARLKQGLSKTSASIGEGMASLFLGKKAIDDELLEDLETRLLTADVGVEATSVIIQNLTQKVARKQLTDSDALYASLQAELTSMLKPVEQPLKIVAQNKPFVILVVGVNGAGKTTTIGKLAKKLQLEGKKVMLAAGDTFRAAAVEQLQVWGERNKIPVIAQHTGADSASVIFDAVQAAKARGIDVLIADTAGRLHTKDNLMEELKKVRRVIGKLDADAPHEVLLVLDAGTGQNAINQAKQFNQTVELTGLALTKLDGTAKGGVIFALAKQFGLPIRYIGVGEGIDDLRTFEAEPFVQALFAERERS, encoded by the coding sequence ATGTTTGGTTCCAACGACGACAAAAAGACCCCAGCCGCGGCTGGCGAGAAGAAAGGCCTGTTCGGATGGCTGCGCAAAAAGCCGCAGGAACCCGTCGTCGAACAGCCGCAAGTGCCTGTCGAGCCAGCGCCGGCTCCGGTCATTGAAACCGCCCCCAGCGTAGCCCCGAGCGAGCCGGTGGTGCTGTCGACCGGCGAGCCGGTGCTGCAACCCCGGGTCGAGGCTGAGCCGGTAGCGGCCGTCGCCCCCGAGCTGCCCCTGACTCCGAGCCCGGAGCACAAGCCCTGGCTGACGCTGCCGGTAGCGGAAGAGCCGGTGGCCCTGGTGGAGGATACGCAGGCAGAACATGTCACGCCGCCGATCCCGGCCTTGAGCGCGGCGCCCGAGCCGGTTGTCGAGGCGGTTGTCGCCCCGGCCCCGGTGATCGAGGTGCAGGCTCCGCTGGCCCCGGCGCCGGTCGTCCCCGAGCCTGTTGCTCCTGCTCCTGCTCCTGCTCCTGCTCCTGCTCCTGCTCCTGCTCCTGCTCCTGCTCCTGTTGCCGAGCCGGTTGCCCAGGTGGCGGAGCCTGTGGTCGAGCCGGTCCGTCCCGCTGAAGAGAACAAGGTCGGTTTCTTCGCCCGTTTGAAACAGGGCCTGTCCAAGACCAGCGCCAGTATCGGCGAAGGCATGGCCAGCCTGTTCCTGGGCAAGAAGGCCATCGATGACGAGTTGCTGGAAGACCTGGAAACCCGTTTGCTGACCGCCGACGTCGGGGTCGAAGCCACGTCGGTGATCATCCAGAACCTGACCCAGAAGGTGGCGCGCAAGCAGCTCACCGATTCCGACGCGCTCTACGCTTCGTTGCAGGCCGAACTCACCAGCATGCTCAAGCCGGTGGAGCAGCCGCTGAAAATCGTCGCCCAGAACAAGCCTTTCGTGATCCTGGTGGTGGGCGTCAACGGCGCCGGCAAGACCACCACCATCGGTAAGCTGGCGAAGAAGCTGCAGCTGGAAGGCAAGAAAGTCATGCTGGCGGCCGGCGACACCTTCCGCGCCGCAGCGGTGGAGCAACTGCAGGTCTGGGGTGAGCGCAACAAGATCCCGGTGATCGCCCAGCACACCGGCGCCGATTCTGCCTCGGTGATCTTCGATGCGGTGCAGGCGGCCAAGGCCCGTGGCATTGACGTGCTGATCGCTGACACGGCAGGTCGCCTGCACACCAAAGACAACCTGATGGAAGAACTGAAGAAAGTCCGTCGGGTGATCGGCAAGCTGGATGCCGACGCGCCCCACGAGGTGCTGCTGGTGCTGGACGCCGGTACTGGCCAGAACGCCATCAACCAGGCCAAGCAATTCAACCAGACCGTGGAACTGACCGGCCTGGCCCTGACCAAACTCGATGGCACTGCCAAGGGCGGGGTGATCTTCGCCCTGGCCAAGCAGTTCGGTCTGCCGATCCGTTATATCGGGGTCGGTGAAGGCATCGATGACCTGCGTACCTTTGAAGCCGAACCCTTTGTCCAGGCACTGTTTGCCGAGCGGGAGCGTTCATGA
- a CDS encoding M16 family metallopeptidase encodes MNALARRAAGLLLSTVCLPLAALAADPQPTHEFTLDNGLKVVVREDHRAPVVVSQVWYKVGSSYETPGQTGLSHALEHMMFKGSEKVGPGEASLILRDLGAEENAFTSDDFTAYYQVLARDRLGVALELEADRMASLRLPADEFAREIEVIKEERRLRTDDKPLSKAYERFKAMAYPASGYHTPTIGWMADLNRMKVEELRHWYQAWYVPNNATLVVVGDVTPDEVKTLAQRYFGAIPKRDVPPAKIPMELAEPGERLITLHVKTQLPSLMLAFNVPSIATAEDQRSVHALRLAAALLDGGYSARIPTQLERGEELLSNGSTSYDAYTRGDSLFMLSATPNSQKKKTIAQAEAGLWRLLDQLKTTPPSAEELERVRAQVIAGLVYERDSITSQASAIGQLETVGLSWKLMDTELAELQSVTPEDIQKAARTYFTRERMSVAHVLPEESAHE; translated from the coding sequence ATGAATGCTCTAGCCCGCCGCGCTGCAGGCCTGCTGCTCAGCACAGTTTGTCTGCCCCTTGCAGCCCTGGCTGCCGACCCGCAACCCACCCACGAATTCACCCTCGACAACGGCCTCAAAGTGGTGGTCCGCGAAGATCATCGCGCGCCGGTGGTGGTGTCCCAGGTCTGGTACAAGGTCGGCTCCAGCTACGAAACCCCGGGCCAGACCGGTTTGTCCCACGCCCTGGAACACATGATGTTCAAGGGCAGCGAGAAGGTCGGCCCCGGCGAGGCCTCGTTGATCCTGCGGGACCTGGGCGCCGAAGAGAACGCCTTCACCAGCGACGATTTCACCGCCTATTACCAGGTCCTGGCCCGCGACCGCCTGGGCGTGGCCCTGGAGCTGGAAGCCGACCGCATGGCCAGCCTGCGCCTGCCGGCCGACGAGTTCGCCCGCGAAATCGAAGTGATCAAGGAAGAACGCCGCCTGCGTACCGACGACAAGCCGCTGTCCAAGGCCTACGAGCGCTTCAAGGCCATGGCCTACCCGGCCAGCGGCTACCACACGCCGACCATCGGCTGGATGGCCGACCTGAACCGGATGAAGGTCGAGGAACTGCGCCACTGGTACCAGGCCTGGTACGTGCCGAACAACGCCACCCTGGTGGTGGTCGGCGACGTCACCCCCGACGAAGTGAAGACCCTGGCCCAGCGTTACTTCGGCGCCATCCCCAAGCGTGACGTGCCACCGGCGAAGATCCCCATGGAGCTGGCCGAACCCGGCGAGCGCCTGATCACCCTGCACGTGAAGACCCAACTGCCGAGCCTGATGCTGGCCTTCAACGTGCCCAGCATCGCCACCGCCGAGGATCAGCGCTCGGTGCACGCCCTGCGCCTGGCCGCGGCCCTGCTGGACGGCGGCTACAGCGCGCGCATCCCGACCCAGCTGGAGCGCGGCGAAGAGCTGCTGTCCAACGGTTCCACCAGCTACGACGCCTACACCCGGGGCGACAGCCTGTTCATGCTCTCGGCCACCCCCAACAGCCAGAAGAAGAAAACCATCGCCCAGGCCGAAGCCGGGCTGTGGCGCCTGCTGGACCAACTCAAGACCACCCCGCCGTCCGCCGAGGAACTGGAGCGGGTGCGGGCCCAAGTGATTGCCGGGCTGGTCTACGAGCGTGACTCCATCACCAGCCAGGCCAGCGCCATCGGCCAGCTGGAAACCGTCGGCCTGTCATGGAAGCTGATGGACACCGAGCTGGCGGAACTGCAAAGCGTGACCCCGGAAGACATCCAGAAGGCCGCCCGCACCTATTTCACCCGGGAGCGTATGAGCGTGGCCCACGTACTGCCTGAGGAGTCCGCTCATGAGTAA
- a CDS encoding M16 family metallopeptidase translates to MSKRKNASPVLLGLALVALLTAGGLYLSRSGESNASQALDKAKSSQKLQSLAELDGKAPSHRNLNVQTWNTAEGAKVLFVEARELPMFDMRLIFAAGSSQDGNTSGLALLTNAMLNEGVPGKDVGAIARGFESLGADIGNGAYKDMAVVSLRSLSAVDKREPALKLFAEVVGKPTFPADSLARIKNQLLAGFEYQKQNPGKLASLELMQRLYGTHPYAHASEGNAKSVPGISLAQLQAFHAKAYTAGNVVIALVGDLSRSDAEAIAAQVSAALPKGPALAKVEQPTEPKASIGHIEFPSSQTNLMLAQLGIDRDDPDYAAVSLGNQILGGGGFGTRLMSEVREKRGLTYGVYSAFTPMQARGPFMINLQTRAEMSEGTLKLVQDVFADYLKNGPTQKELDDAKRELAGSFPLSTASNADIVGQLGAMGFYNLPLSYLEDFMRQSQELTVEQVKAAMNKHLSVDKMVIVSAGPTVAQKPLPPPTDKPAEQPLGVPEH, encoded by the coding sequence ATGAGTAAGCGCAAGAATGCTTCACCGGTCCTGCTGGGCCTGGCCCTGGTCGCCCTGCTCACCGCCGGTGGCCTGTACCTGTCGCGCTCCGGCGAGAGCAATGCCAGCCAGGCCCTGGACAAGGCCAAGAGCAGCCAGAAGCTGCAATCCCTGGCCGAGCTGGATGGCAAGGCCCCCAGCCATCGCAACCTCAATGTGCAGACCTGGAACACCGCCGAAGGCGCCAAGGTGCTGTTCGTCGAAGCCCGCGAGCTGCCGATGTTCGACATGCGCCTGATCTTCGCCGCCGGCAGCAGCCAGGACGGCAACACCTCCGGCCTGGCCCTGCTGACCAACGCCATGCTCAACGAAGGCGTGCCCGGCAAGGATGTGGGCGCCATCGCCCGGGGCTTCGAGAGCCTGGGCGCGGATATCGGCAACGGCGCCTACAAGGACATGGCCGTGGTCTCGCTGCGCAGCCTCAGCGCCGTGGATAAACGCGAACCGGCGCTGAAGCTGTTCGCCGAAGTGGTGGGCAAGCCGACCTTCCCTGCCGACTCCCTGGCGCGGATCAAGAACCAGCTGCTCGCCGGTTTCGAATACCAGAAGCAGAACCCCGGCAAGCTGGCCAGCCTGGAACTGATGCAGCGCCTGTACGGCACTCATCCCTATGCACACGCCAGCGAAGGCAATGCCAAGAGCGTTCCGGGCATCAGCCTGGCGCAACTGCAGGCCTTCCACGCCAAGGCCTACACCGCCGGCAACGTGGTGATCGCCCTGGTCGGCGACCTCTCGCGCAGCGACGCCGAAGCGATTGCCGCGCAGGTTTCCGCCGCCCTGCCCAAAGGCCCGGCCCTGGCCAAGGTCGAGCAACCCACCGAACCCAAGGCCAGCATCGGCCATATCGAATTCCCGTCGAGCCAGACCAACCTGATGCTGGCGCAGCTGGGCATCGACCGTGACGATCCCGACTACGCCGCCGTATCCCTGGGCAACCAGATCCTCGGCGGCGGCGGTTTCGGCACCCGGCTGATGAGCGAAGTGCGCGAGAAACGCGGCCTGACCTACGGTGTCTACTCCGCCTTCACCCCGATGCAGGCCCGCGGCCCGTTCATGATCAACCTGCAGACCCGCGCGGAAATGAGCGAAGGCACCCTGAAACTGGTGCAGGACGTGTTCGCCGACTACCTGAAGAACGGCCCGACCCAGAAGGAACTGGACGACGCCAAGCGCGAACTGGCCGGCAGCTTCCCGCTGTCCACCGCCAGCAACGCCGATATCGTCGGCCAGTTGGGGGCCATGGGCTTCTACAATCTGCCGTTGAGCTACCTGGAAGACTTCATGCGTCAATCCCAGGAACTGACGGTGGAACAGGTCAAGGCCGCCATGAACAAGCACCTGAGTGTCGACAAGATGGTCATCGTCAGCGCCGGCCCCACCGTCGCGCAAAAGCCGTTGCCGCCCCCCACTGACAAACCCGCCGAGCAGCCGCTCGGGGTTCCGGAGCACTGA
- the rsmD gene encoding 16S rRNA (guanine(966)-N(2))-methyltransferase RsmD translates to MARPARPSKKPVHNQHNGVGQLRIIGGEWRSRKLSFPDLPGLRPTPDRVRETLFNWLAPYVAGAKVIDLFAGSGAVFLEALSRGAATGLALDSSSVAISSLREHLGTLRCTVGQAQTADALRYLETQPATPFDLAFLDPPFNQNLLPAACALLEERGWLADDAWIYTESETAPSTLGLPGRWRLHREQKSGQVYYSLWQRMADNAA, encoded by the coding sequence ATGGCCCGTCCAGCCCGTCCCAGCAAGAAACCCGTCCATAACCAGCACAATGGCGTGGGCCAGCTGCGCATCATCGGCGGCGAATGGCGCAGCCGCAAACTGAGTTTTCCCGATCTGCCGGGCCTGCGCCCGACCCCGGACCGGGTGCGCGAAACCCTGTTCAACTGGCTGGCGCCCTATGTCGCCGGGGCCAAGGTCATCGACCTGTTCGCCGGCAGCGGCGCGGTGTTCCTCGAAGCCCTGTCCCGTGGCGCCGCCACGGGCCTGGCCCTGGACAGCAGCAGCGTGGCCATCTCCAGCCTGCGCGAGCACCTGGGCACCCTGCGTTGCACCGTGGGCCAGGCGCAGACCGCCGACGCCCTGCGCTACCTGGAAACCCAGCCGGCGACGCCGTTCGACCTGGCCTTCCTCGACCCGCCGTTCAACCAGAACCTGCTGCCCGCCGCCTGCGCCCTGCTGGAAGAGCGCGGCTGGCTGGCGGACGACGCCTGGATCTACACCGAAAGCGAAACCGCGCCATCAACCCTGGGCCTGCCCGGACGCTGGCGCCTGCACCGTGAACAAAAATCCGGGCAGGTGTACTACTCGCTGTGGCAACGTATGGCAGACAACGCCGCGTAG